A region of Actinomycetota bacterium DNA encodes the following proteins:
- a CDS encoding type II secretion system F family protein, giving the protein MSNLWLFLGLGMTFAAIVLAGVALDWSISDRERAVKLLESQVGEGAGANQREDELEQPFTNRALLPLVGAAGSIAKRFTPVEARERMARKLVLAGNPPGWDAERVLAFKVLGVIGGAVGGLILAGIAGFSGMIVIAMLVLLGFVGFVGPDAILDGKVRERQREIRNALSDTLDLLTISVEAGLSLNAALSRVVQNTPGTLSSEFARMLQEIQLGVSRADAFRSLAERTDVEELNAFTLAMIQADVFGVSIGNVLRTQSQQLRIKRRQRAERAAQQTPVKIVFPLIICILPALFIVIVGPGVIRIIDSLFG; this is encoded by the coding sequence ATGTCTAACCTCTGGTTGTTCCTCGGGCTCGGGATGACCTTCGCGGCCATCGTGCTGGCCGGCGTCGCGCTCGATTGGTCGATCTCGGACCGGGAGCGCGCCGTGAAGCTCCTCGAGTCGCAGGTCGGCGAGGGTGCGGGTGCCAACCAGCGTGAGGACGAGCTGGAACAGCCGTTCACGAACCGGGCACTGCTCCCCCTCGTGGGCGCGGCCGGTTCGATCGCGAAACGCTTCACGCCCGTCGAGGCGCGCGAGCGCATGGCCCGCAAGCTCGTGCTCGCCGGCAACCCGCCGGGGTGGGACGCCGAGCGCGTCCTGGCGTTCAAGGTGCTCGGGGTGATCGGCGGAGCGGTCGGGGGACTCATCCTCGCGGGCATCGCGGGGTTCTCGGGGATGATCGTGATCGCGATGCTCGTCCTGCTCGGGTTCGTGGGGTTCGTCGGCCCCGACGCGATCCTGGACGGCAAGGTACGGGAACGTCAGCGGGAGATCCGCAACGCCCTGTCGGACACCCTCGACCTGCTCACGATCAGCGTCGAGGCGGGTCTGTCCTTGAACGCGGCGCTGTCCCGGGTCGTGCAGAACACGCCGGGAACGCTCTCGTCGGAGTTCGCGCGGATGTTGCAGGAGATCCAGCTCGGGGTCTCGCGTGCGGACGCGTTCCGCAGCCTCGCAGAGCGGACCGACGTGGAGGAGCTGAACGCGTTCACCCTCGCGATGATCCAGGCGGATGTGTTCGGTGTCAGCATCGGCAATGTGCTGCGCACCCAGTCCCAGCAGTTGCGGATCAAGCGCCGTCAGCGCGCCGAACGCGCTGCACAGCAGACTCCCGTGAAGATCGTGTTCCCCCTCATCATCTGCATCCTTCCGGCGCTGTTCATCGTGATCGTCGGACCCGGCGTGATCCGCATAATCGACAGTCTCTTCGGGTAA
- a CDS encoding CpaF family protein has product MSLADRLAKAQQRDRIAEVRSRVQERLVEVLGPRLYDSTLSDTELEGLVHQRLRELLDEEEAPLSAQEKLLIVRQIGDSVLGLGPLEPFVRDPEVTEIMVNGWDTIYVERAGKLYWTGVKFHDEQQLRRTIDKIVAKVGRRVDESSPYVDARLPDGSRVNAIIPPLAIDGPSLTIRKFSADPYGADDLIGFGTMSSPVSQFLDACVRGRVNILVSGGTGAGKTTTLNVLSSFIPDDERIITIEDAAELRLQQPHVVRLEYRPPNIEGRGEVAIRDLVRNALRMRPDRIVVGEVRGGEALDMLQAMNTGHDGSISTIHSNSPRDALSRLETVAMMAGIELSSRSLRDQISSALNLVVHQSRLKDGSRRFTHVTELVGMEGDVITLQDIFLFDFAAGMDGEGKFKGSLQATGLRPSFLDKMAERGVSVKPELFAPPAPAQAQKPRQRAKQKEAS; this is encoded by the coding sequence ATGTCCCTCGCAGACCGGCTCGCGAAAGCCCAGCAGCGCGACCGCATCGCTGAAGTGCGTTCCCGTGTGCAGGAGCGCCTCGTCGAGGTCCTCGGACCGCGCCTGTACGACTCGACCCTTTCGGACACCGAGCTCGAGGGCCTGGTCCACCAGCGGCTGCGCGAGCTGCTCGACGAAGAGGAAGCGCCGCTCTCGGCGCAGGAGAAGCTGCTGATCGTCCGGCAGATCGGGGACAGCGTCCTCGGACTCGGGCCGCTCGAGCCATTCGTGCGCGACCCGGAGGTCACCGAGATCATGGTGAACGGCTGGGACACGATCTATGTCGAGCGCGCCGGCAAGCTCTACTGGACCGGCGTGAAGTTCCACGACGAACAGCAGCTGCGTCGCACGATCGACAAGATCGTCGCGAAGGTCGGGCGCCGGGTCGACGAGTCGAGCCCGTACGTCGACGCGAGACTGCCCGACGGCTCGCGCGTGAACGCGATCATCCCGCCGCTGGCGATCGACGGCCCCTCCCTCACGATCCGGAAGTTCTCCGCCGATCCGTACGGCGCCGACGACCTGATCGGGTTCGGGACGATGTCCTCGCCCGTCTCGCAGTTCCTCGACGCGTGCGTGCGCGGTCGGGTGAACATCCTCGTGTCCGGAGGAACGGGTGCGGGGAAGACGACGACGCTGAACGTGCTGTCGTCGTTCATCCCCGACGACGAGCGGATCATCACGATCGAGGACGCCGCCGAGCTCCGTCTCCAGCAGCCCCACGTCGTGCGACTGGAGTACCGGCCACCGAACATCGAGGGCCGGGGCGAGGTCGCGATCCGCGACCTGGTACGCAACGCGCTGCGGATGCGGCCCGATCGCATCGTCGTCGGTGAGGTCCGCGGCGGCGAGGCGCTCGACATGCTCCAAGCGATGAACACCGGCCACGACGGATCGATCTCGACGATCCACTCGAACTCACCACGTGACGCGCTCTCGAGGCTCGAGACCGTGGCGATGATGGCGGGGATCGAACTATCCAGCCGTTCGCTGCGCGACCAGATCTCGAGCGCGCTCAACCTCGTCGTCCACCAGTCGCGCCTCAAGGACGGCTCGCGCCGCTTCACCCATGTCACCGAGCTCGTCGGGATGGAGGGCGACGTGATCACCCTGCAGGACATCTTCCTGTTCGATTTCGCCGCCGGTATGGACGGCGAGGGCAAATTCAAGGGGTCGTTGCAGGCGACCGGTCTGCGTCCCTCGTTCCTGGACAAGATGGCCGAACGCGGCGTGAGTGTGAAGCCGGAACTGTTCGCACCGCCGGCGCCCGCGCAGGCCCAGAAGCCACGGCAACGCGCGAAGCAGAAGGAGGCGTCGTGA
- a CDS encoding type II secretion system F family protein — MIGAALSGTLGLVIVVAVCFAAFGMLFWMILGTGLRMREERRMAARMLLARSGTPRDPESVDDDEVDQAMSWIPTSVAHAGGKVATAGGFGVSLDAKLEQSGLPLRGGEFVVVTVLAAFGGGVLSVVLGVPVVLAALLAVAAGAIPYVIVRRAISKRDTKLQEQLPDVLTILASSLRAGHSFLQALDTVAKEIDEPAAAEFNRVVAEIRLGRASEEALDAMAERIGVEDFTWAVLAINIQREVGGNLAEILDTVAMTIRERQEIRRDITTLTTEGRLSAVVLIAMPFVIAAYMGLVNPDYIGLLFTTTLGWVLVAGAVVLMGVGVVWMRKVIDIDV; from the coding sequence GTGATCGGCGCCGCCCTCAGCGGCACGCTCGGCCTCGTGATCGTCGTGGCCGTGTGCTTCGCGGCGTTCGGAATGCTGTTCTGGATGATCCTCGGGACCGGCCTCCGGATGCGGGAGGAACGGCGGATGGCCGCGCGGATGCTCTTGGCGCGCAGTGGGACTCCGCGGGATCCGGAGTCCGTCGACGATGACGAGGTCGATCAGGCGATGTCGTGGATCCCGACGTCGGTGGCCCATGCCGGCGGCAAGGTCGCGACCGCCGGCGGCTTCGGCGTGTCGCTCGACGCGAAGCTCGAACAGAGCGGACTGCCGCTGCGTGGCGGGGAGTTCGTCGTCGTGACCGTCCTCGCCGCCTTCGGCGGCGGTGTGCTGTCGGTGGTGCTCGGTGTTCCCGTGGTGCTCGCTGCCTTGCTGGCGGTGGCGGCGGGCGCGATCCCCTACGTGATCGTCCGTCGGGCGATCTCCAAGCGCGACACGAAGCTGCAGGAGCAGCTCCCGGACGTGTTGACGATCCTCGCGAGCTCGTTGCGCGCTGGACACAGCTTCCTGCAGGCGCTCGACACGGTCGCGAAGGAGATCGACGAGCCCGCGGCCGCGGAGTTCAACCGGGTGGTTGCCGAGATCCGCCTCGGGCGTGCATCCGAGGAGGCGCTCGACGCGATGGCCGAGCGGATCGGCGTCGAGGACTTCACCTGGGCCGTCCTCGCGATCAACATCCAGCGTGAGGTGGGCGGCAACCTCGCAGAGATCCTCGACACCGTCGCGATGACGATCCGCGAGCGCCAGGAGATCCGGCGCGATATCACGACGCTGACGACCGAGGGACGGTTGTCCGCGGTCGTGCTGATCGCGATGCCGTTCGTGATCGCCGCCTACATGGGACTGGTGAACCCCGACTACATCGGGCTGCTGTTCACGACGACGCTCGGGTGGGTGCTCGTCGCGGGAGCCGTCGTCCTCATGGGTGTGGGCGTGGTCTGGATGCGAAAGGTCATCGACATCGATGTCTAA